TGGATTCGGAGCAAAGGGGTAGGTGTAGGCATGGCTCGGGACATCGCAACCGGCCATGGGGTAACGGTTTTCTAACCAGGTCCCACCCACGTCCGCATTTTTCTCATACAAAACGTGCTCGACATTAGGGCATTGTTTTTGGATCTGGTATGCCATCAGTATCCCCGAGATGCCCGTGCCGATGGTTACCACCCGCAACGGCCGGTTGGCGGGGTCCATCCAGGTGAGATCTGGGGGGATTTCATACCCAGTCGAGCCAGGCTGAGAGTAGTCCACCTTTGACATTTTGTTCTGTTATGAGCAGTGTGATCCTAATGAGATAGAGAGCGTTATCTTGAGCTTGTGTAGAGCGATGAGGCCATTCCCAAATACTTGCATTCGGCGAGCGACAAGTCCCCGATGGCCGAGACGGTAATACTTGTCTACAAATGGTATATTCATGTTAGTCATTCGTCAGAATCCAGGGCAGTTAAGTAAGAATTAGGCAGCTTAGTTTGTCACCTTATCGCTGCTTGACTAGGGAGCATTTGAGCGTAAAAATGCAATGATGATTATAGTAGCTTTGCCTTGATTATATATGGAGTAAAACACCGTATTATGCCCCATAATGTAAACGTGTAGAGCGTATCCGAATGAAATAGCGTCATATACTAGGCACGACCGTAATTAAACTGACAGAAAGGACCAGGAACAAGATTCCGGTGCGCGAGAGATATTTCAATTCCGTCCGGTGTCCGTACCGAAGGCACTATTTGTGCGTCACCATATGTTAGACGTCTTGACCCCAGGGAACCCACGGTTAGATGTTTCATATCCGCTTCCTTCTATAAACTATGACCAACACTGCGTCAAGAGAGCTCATTCGGGCCATCGAGCATGTTCCGCTCACCTGGTGGTTCCTCGCTGTGGGCGGTGCCTGGATTGTGAGCAAGATTGTCAAGGTAAGTCATAGTTCCGCAGCTTCTGGATGGACAAATGGCAGAATGGTACCTTTAACTCTTCGCCTAGATTCTTCAAACCGCATATTTCAGTCCCCTTCGTAAGGTCCCTGGTCCCTGGTATGCACGCCTGACGAGTGCTCGGCTTGCCTGGGCATCTTTTGCCAACAACCGCATTTATTATGTGCAATCCCTCCATGAGAAGTATGGACCTATTGTGCTCATCGGCCCCGAGGAGGTTGACATAGCCGATCCCGTGGCTGCTAAGCAAATCCATCGGATGGGGTCGGGATTCGTTAAAGCTCCCTTTTACAAGCTGCTCTCCCCCGGACCGGTTGATAACATCTTCAATTTCCGCGATGCCAAGCTGCACAGCACTCGACGCAAGCTGTACGCCAAAGGCTTCACTTTAAATAGTCTGCGACAACAGTGGGAGCCTACCATTCGCAACATTGTTGCGCTGACGGTCGAGAGAATTCGCCACGACGCGCAGCAGGGCGAAGCGGAAATCCTAGGTTGGTGGACGTTGATGGCCAACGAGACTGTGTGCAAATTGACCTTCAATGGCGGCCATGATACGGTGCGCAATGGAACAAAGGACCCCTTCGTCCTCATGCTGGAACGTCGCATGGGCGACCTGGCgcatctgctgcagcatTTCGCCCCACCGCTGTACTATCTAGGTCGCCTGCTTGGACGCGCAGAGCCCCGGCTACACGATGTTTTCTTCTCGCAGGAGACGATGTTCGAAGCAGGAAAGCATGTCGTGGCAATTGCTCGCAGTGCACGCGATGCCGAGGGAGACCGGAATCTGTTCGTCAAAGCCCTAGCCGCAGGCGATTTAGAGAGCAAGATCGGCTGTCTCAATGACACGGAGATCATCACCGATGCCGGGGCGTTGCTCCTAGCTGGGTCGGACCCCACTGCATTATCCTTGACATATCTCATTTGGTGCGTGCTGAATCGTCCAAAACTGCAGGCCGACCTTGAGTCCGAAGTTGCGGGATTGCAGGGAGATATCACCGATGCGGCCTGTGCAGACCTGCCTACCCTGAATGCCGTGATATGTGAAAGTCTCCGTTTGTATGGACCGGCCCCTGGATCCATGCCTCGCAGTCCACCCCCAGACGGTGCCACCCTGTGTGGGTATTACATCCCTCCCTCGGCCGTTGTCGTTACGCAGAACTGGAGTCTGCACGGCAATCCGAAGGTGTGGAAAGACCCTCATACGTaagttatttttatttccatTTGTGTTGTAAATGTCCGACTGACGTGGCAGTAGATTTGATCACACACGGTGGCTGCCAGGGTCGTCGCTATCAGAAGAGGCGAAAATGTCATTCAATCCCTTCGGCCAGGGAGCACGTCAATGTCTAGGTATTCATCTTGGGTGGATGCAGCTGCGTCTCGCCACGGCCTTGTTTTTCCGTCGCTGCCCAGGAGCCAAGTTGGCACCTTCAACTACCCCGGAGAGCATGGTCATGATTGATAGTTTCATCGCCGGTATGCCCAAGGCGCGCCGCTGCGCCATTCAGTTGTAGTATTCATGTTGGATGGATGACATAGACAGAAGTGAGGGAGCATGGGAACATTCGAATTTCAATACGCCAAGCTGGAGTTGAACCCAGGTTATGTAGAAGGAGCTTGTATGTGGGATGCTCGCACCGGAGCAAAACCCTAATGCTAGCAGTCAATCCAGTTCTGCGCCTGTGAATATGGAATTGTAATCTAGTTCAACCCATGAAATGCTTGTTTGCCCTCACTGGGATAAAACCTTCACATCttggcaaaggaaaatcgGAATCCTTTACTGTGTGTGGGCTGGATATCCTCTAGGTCTATCCGATACTAAACTGATTCTTATACAGATAGATTTAGGTTGATATATTGTGAACATATCGACAATGCGAGTTCGAGAACGGTATGTAACACATATAACTTGGTGTTAGCAGTATTGATTGTCTATCTGGTTGGTGCTACGCCATACGATAGATTGAAACAGTTCAGAATGCCTTCGTCAACACAACCATAATATTCGGCTAATTTTCAGTAAATGCTCCGGACACAAGGTGATCCACCCTCATCTACTGCTCAGCCATCATTTCAGCTGCAATCTTTTCAGCCAGAGCATACACAGTGCCCATGGGCTGTCCATCAATCGCAAACGGAAAGATTGAAGCATCAACCACGCGTAGGCCCTTAACGCCCAAGACTCTGGCCTTGGAATCTACTACAGCCTTGGAATCATCTGCTTTGCCCATAGCGCAGGTGCCTACCCCGGCATAATAAGCATCTGATGTCTCGGCGATATAGTTTAGTATTTCTTCATCCGTCTGATACTGCGGCCCGGGCAAAATCTCGGGTCCAGCAACGACCTCTCGCATCACGTCCGATGCAACAATCTCGCGACAACGACGGAAAGC
The sequence above is a segment of the Aspergillus oryzae RIB40 DNA, chromosome 3 genome. Coding sequences within it:
- a CDS encoding cytochrome P450 (predicted protein), coding for MTNTASRELIRAIEHVPLTWWFLAVGGAWIVSKIVKILQTAYFSPLRKVPGPWYARLTSARLAWASFANNRIYYVQSLHEKYGPIVLIGPEEVDIADPVAAKQIHRMGSGFVKAPFYKLLSPGPVDNIFNFRDAKLHSTRRKLYAKGFTLNSLRQQWEPTIRNIVALTVERIRHDAQQGEAEILGWWTLMANETVCKLTFNGGHDTVRNGTKDPFVLMLERRMGDLAHLLQHFAPPLYYLGRLLGRAEPRLHDVFFSQETMFEAGKHVVAIARSARDAEGDRNLFVKALAAGDLESKIGCLNDTEIITDAGALLLAGSDPTALSLTYLIWCVLNRPKLQADLESEVAGLQGDITDAACADLPTLNAVICESLRLYGPAPGSMPRSPPPDGATLCGYYIPPSAVVVTQNWSLHGNPKVWKDPHTFDHTRWLPGSSLSEEAKMSFNPFGQGARQCLGIHLGWMQLRLATALFFRRCPGAKLAPSTTPESMVMIDSFIAGMPKARRCAIQL